The following proteins come from a genomic window of Finegoldia magna ATCC 29328:
- a CDS encoding DNA polymerase III subunit alpha has protein sequence MIDTFTHLHVHTEYSLLDGFSPIEKLLDKAKDLQMKAIAITDHGSMFGTVKFYKECKKRNIKPIIGCEIYTTNKDHKIKNPENKFYNHLVLLAKNQQGYSNLMKIVSLGYVEGFYYKPRVDKNTLRKYSEGIIALSACLKGEVQESLIRYGYDKAKDVAKELKDIYGEDFYLELQNHSSREDMVVMENIPKIAKELDIGLVCTNDVHYIEKEDYKIHNILICLQTGKTIEEDNKMSYIPGEFFLRSEEQMKDLFKEYPEAIENTKKIAEMCNVELEFGHLHLPYFAIPDGFTNSSYLKKLVFDGLEKRFANDERLQEAKERCEYELSVIEKMGYVDYFLIVWDFIRFAKSQDIPVGPGRGSAAGSIISYCLEITDINPLDYDLIFERFLNPERVSMPDIDIDFCYERREEVIDYVVNKYGEDKVAQIVTFGTMAARNAIRDVGRVLAMDFKTVDDTAKKVPNLLNINIDKSLEISPEFRKAYEENRDVKKLVDVARRVEGMPRHTSTHAAGVVISKLPIMEYVPLAINKDAVITQFNMTELEELGLLKMDFLGLRTLTVISDCIKYIKKNKNIDVNFEDMNENDPKVLSMFTVAQTLGIFQFESQGMRNFLKELKPTKFDDLIAANALFRPGPMNEIPTYIHNKHNEEDVEYLSPLLEDILKPTYGTIVYQEQVMQIVQKIAGFSLGEADNLRRAMSKKKMKVMEDGRKEFIFGKEDENGNILIEGAIRRGVEEDVANKIYDLMIDFAKYAFNKSHSAAYSLVAMRTAWLKYYYPVEFLAALISSVMGNTSQISLYIEEARRLEIEISPPDINYSLDKFDVKDNSIIYGLKAIKNVGTNLIDQTIISRNENGKFKSFRDFVERIYAKDKSAINKRSIESLIKAGAFSSLGETRATLMLQYQSIIDSVQSGLKNNVPGQSNLFDMFESNEENDRDDFTRREEFDKSELLRMEKEVLGIYLSDHPLRAYSSIIGQYSNFSTGDLEDDAYNEKNFDGKRVKVVGIIESINKKFTKNQKIMEFVKFEDLYGTMELIVFPQKYEQYSEILNEDEILIVGGRLNIIEGEDPKIIVDSIQSIKSISNVEKQEESETKLFLRITKNMPSYILDKVKPILLNSKGDTQSNIYFEDKKQNYLLGNEFRISCEDNTIDELVSLLGRENVVLK, from the coding sequence ATGATAGATACTTTTACGCATTTACATGTTCATACAGAATACAGTTTGCTAGATGGGTTTTCTCCGATCGAAAAGCTTTTAGATAAAGCCAAAGATTTGCAAATGAAAGCCATCGCTATTACTGATCACGGTAGTATGTTTGGAACGGTAAAATTTTATAAGGAATGCAAAAAAAGAAATATAAAACCTATTATTGGTTGTGAAATCTACACTACTAATAAGGATCATAAAATCAAAAATCCAGAAAATAAATTCTACAATCATTTAGTTCTTTTAGCTAAGAATCAACAGGGTTATTCTAATTTAATGAAAATTGTCTCACTTGGATATGTTGAAGGATTTTATTATAAACCTAGAGTGGACAAGAATACTTTAAGAAAATATTCCGAAGGTATCATTGCCTTGTCAGCATGTTTAAAAGGAGAAGTTCAAGAATCTTTGATTAGATATGGATATGATAAGGCCAAAGATGTAGCAAAAGAATTGAAAGATATTTATGGAGAAGATTTTTACTTAGAATTGCAAAATCATTCTTCACGAGAAGATATGGTTGTTATGGAAAATATTCCCAAAATTGCTAAAGAATTAGATATTGGACTTGTCTGCACAAATGATGTTCATTATATTGAAAAAGAAGATTATAAAATACACAATATTTTGATTTGTCTTCAAACGGGAAAAACTATCGAAGAAGACAATAAAATGAGCTACATTCCGGGAGAATTTTTCCTTAGAAGCGAAGAACAAATGAAAGATTTGTTCAAGGAATATCCTGAAGCAATTGAAAACACGAAAAAAATTGCAGAAATGTGCAACGTAGAGCTTGAATTCGGTCATCTCCACCTACCATATTTTGCAATTCCAGATGGATTTACCAATAGTAGCTATCTCAAAAAACTCGTTTTTGATGGACTTGAAAAAAGATTTGCAAATGATGAAAGATTACAAGAAGCGAAAGAAAGATGCGAATATGAGCTATCTGTAATCGAAAAGATGGGATATGTCGATTACTTTTTAATCGTATGGGATTTTATTAGATTTGCAAAATCACAGGATATTCCAGTTGGACCTGGGCGTGGATCTGCTGCGGGAAGTATTATAAGTTATTGCTTGGAAATAACAGACATTAATCCATTAGATTACGATTTAATTTTCGAAAGATTTTTGAATCCTGAACGTGTTTCTATGCCAGATATCGATATAGATTTTTGTTACGAAAGAAGAGAAGAGGTAATAGATTACGTTGTAAATAAGTATGGCGAAGATAAGGTTGCCCAAATAGTAACTTTTGGAACAATGGCAGCTAGAAATGCGATAAGAGATGTTGGAAGAGTTCTTGCAATGGATTTTAAAACAGTGGATGACACTGCGAAGAAAGTTCCTAATCTCTTGAATATTAATATCGACAAATCTCTTGAAATTTCTCCGGAATTTAGAAAAGCTTACGAAGAAAATCGTGATGTAAAAAAATTAGTAGATGTTGCACGAAGAGTTGAAGGTATGCCGCGTCACACATCAACTCACGCAGCAGGTGTTGTTATTTCCAAACTTCCAATAATGGAATACGTTCCGTTGGCAATTAACAAAGATGCAGTTATCACACAATTCAACATGACAGAACTCGAAGAACTTGGTCTATTGAAGATGGACTTTTTGGGTCTTAGAACTTTAACTGTAATTAGTGATTGCATTAAATATATCAAGAAAAATAAAAACATTGATGTGAATTTTGAAGATATGAACGAAAATGATCCAAAAGTTTTGTCGATGTTTACAGTTGCGCAAACTTTGGGAATATTCCAATTTGAATCTCAAGGAATGAGAAACTTCTTAAAAGAATTGAAGCCAACTAAATTTGACGATTTAATAGCGGCGAATGCTTTGTTTAGACCTGGTCCAATGAACGAAATTCCAACTTATATTCACAACAAACATAATGAAGAAGATGTTGAATATTTATCTCCATTACTTGAAGATATATTGAAGCCAACTTATGGTACGATTGTATACCAAGAACAAGTTATGCAAATAGTTCAAAAAATTGCAGGTTTCAGCTTGGGTGAAGCTGACAATTTGAGACGTGCGATGAGTAAGAAAAAAATGAAAGTAATGGAAGATGGAAGAAAAGAATTCATCTTTGGAAAAGAAGATGAAAATGGAAATATTTTAATTGAAGGAGCAATTAGAAGAGGCGTTGAAGAAGATGTTGCAAATAAAATCTACGATTTAATGATAGATTTTGCAAAATATGCCTTTAATAAATCTCACTCTGCAGCTTATTCGTTAGTAGCTATGAGAACGGCTTGGTTAAAATATTATTATCCAGTAGAATTCTTGGCGGCGTTGATATCTTCAGTTATGGGTAATACTTCTCAAATATCTTTGTATATCGAAGAAGCAAGAAGACTTGAAATCGAAATATCTCCACCAGATATCAATTACAGCCTGGATAAATTTGATGTAAAAGACAATTCGATAATTTATGGATTAAAGGCAATCAAAAATGTTGGAACGAATTTAATCGACCAAACAATTATTTCAAGAAATGAAAATGGTAAATTCAAAAGTTTCAGAGATTTTGTTGAAAGAATTTACGCAAAGGACAAATCAGCTATTAACAAAAGATCGATTGAATCTCTTATAAAAGCTGGAGCATTTTCATCTCTAGGAGAAACTAGAGCGACATTAATGCTTCAATACCAATCTATCATTGATTCAGTTCAGTCGGGATTAAAAAATAATGTTCCTGGTCAATCTAATTTGTTTGATATGTTTGAATCAAATGAAGAAAATGATCGAGATGATTTTACAAGAAGAGAAGAGTTCGATAAATCCGAACTTTTGAGAATGGAAAAGGAAGTATTGGGTATATATTTATCAGACCATCCTTTAAGAGCGTATTCAAGTATTATAGGTCAATATTCTAATTTTTCTACAGGAGATTTGGAAGATGATGCTTACAATGAAAAAAACTTTGATGGAAAAAGAGTTAAGGTCGTAGGAATCATTGAATCTATCAATAAAAAATTTACAAAAAATCAGAAAATAATGGAATTTGTGAAATTTGAAGATTTGTACGGAACTATGGAGTTAATAGTATTTCCACAAAAATACGAACAATATTCTGAAATTTTAAATGAAGATGAGATTTTGATTGTAGGTGGAAGGCTTAATATCATTGAAGGTGAAGATCCAAAAATTATAGTGGACAGCATTCAAAGCATCAAATCTATTTCAAATGTTGAAAAACAAGAAGAATCAGAGACAAAATTATTTTTAAGAATTACTAAAAATATGCCAAGCTATATTTTGGATAAAGTCAAGCCAATACTACTTAATAGCAAAGGGGATACTCAATCAAATATATATTTTGAAGATAAAAAACAAAACTATTTGCTAGGAAATGAATTTAGAATTTCATGCGAAGATAATACTATTGATGAGTTAGTTTCATTATTAGGAAGAGAAAATGTAGTTTTGAAATAG
- the pfkA gene encoding 6-phosphofructokinase — translation MKTIAILTSGGDAPGMNACIRSIARTCIYNGIRVMGIRSGYDGLMNGNIYEMNVSSVADIIHRGGTILGSARCPEFKTEEGQKKGAQILKDFGIDGLVVLGGDGSFKGASALSKIGISTIGIPCTIDNDMGYTDYTIGFFTAVETVSDAISKLRDTSSSHGRANIIEVMGRNCGDIALYSGVASGAESILVPEVELNIDEVTEKIERGRKRGKLHHLIMLAEGVGGAYDIKNMIEEKTGVETKVTILGHVQRGGTPCTFDRLMATQMGNLAVKLIMEEKTDLAIAMKDNKIITVPIDEAVTTKRKFRDDLYEISKEISI, via the coding sequence ATGAAAACAATAGCAATTCTAACAAGTGGTGGCGATGCACCAGGAATGAATGCATGCATTCGTTCTATAGCTAGAACTTGTATTTACAATGGTATAAGAGTTATGGGAATAAGGTCTGGATATGATGGGCTTATGAACGGAAATATTTACGAAATGAATGTTTCTTCTGTTGCAGATATTATTCACCGTGGCGGAACTATCTTGGGATCTGCGAGATGCCCGGAATTCAAAACCGAAGAAGGTCAAAAAAAGGGTGCACAAATTTTAAAAGATTTTGGAATAGATGGACTTGTGGTTTTAGGTGGAGATGGTTCATTTAAAGGTGCAAGTGCACTTAGCAAAATAGGAATATCGACTATTGGGATTCCTTGTACAATAGATAATGATATGGGTTATACCGATTATACGATTGGATTTTTCACTGCTGTTGAGACAGTAAGTGATGCGATATCAAAATTAAGAGACACTTCTTCAAGCCATGGACGAGCGAACATAATTGAAGTTATGGGAAGAAATTGCGGAGATATCGCATTGTATTCAGGAGTTGCATCGGGAGCGGAATCTATTCTCGTTCCTGAAGTAGAATTAAATATAGATGAGGTTACAGAAAAAATCGAACGAGGAAGAAAAAGAGGAAAACTTCATCATTTAATTATGCTTGCTGAAGGAGTCGGTGGAGCATATGATATTAAAAATATGATTGAAGAAAAAACTGGAGTAGAAACAAAAGTTACAATTTTGGGTCACGTTCAACGTGGTGGAACTCCATGTACATTTGATAGGTTAATGGCAACACAAATGGGAAATTTGGCAGTAAAATTAATAATGGAAGAAAAAACAGACTTGGCTATCGCCATGAAAGATAATAAGATAATCACAGTCCCAATTGATGAGGCAGTTACAACAAAAAGAAAATTTAGAGATGATTTGTATGAAATATCCAAAGAAATCTCAATATAA
- the whiA gene encoding DNA-binding protein WhiA produces MSFSSDIKTEIISNLDDYDVLAMLSAFTKTIGTLNYNSFGVKITLKTESNPVARLIFSNLKKFYNYECDMKVIHNNNLRKKNIYEILIDEKISKQFCEDTHTSTSPFDFDLGIDEKIIDSNVKKISFLQGAFLGTGFCYDPSKMYHLEIIFKQENVGMQVKDMLYGFGIKSSIFERNENYVLYIKEAEAISDFLSLTKAYNSVLKLENVRALKDIKNNVNRRFNFETANLNKTVDAALKQKLIIEKIEKTIGLESLDPLLLELAYARIENPDVSLKELGEMMTPKISKSGVSYRLNKLKKIADDL; encoded by the coding sequence ATGAGCTTTTCATCTGATATTAAAACTGAAATAATAAGTAATCTTGATGATTACGACGTTTTGGCAATGCTATCAGCTTTTACTAAGACAATAGGTACTTTGAATTACAATTCATTTGGTGTGAAGATTACATTAAAAACAGAAAGTAATCCAGTTGCAAGATTGATATTTTCTAATTTGAAAAAATTTTACAATTATGAATGTGATATGAAGGTTATTCACAATAACAATCTTCGAAAGAAAAATATATACGAAATACTAATTGACGAGAAAATATCGAAACAATTTTGTGAAGATACTCATACTTCAACAAGTCCATTTGACTTTGATTTGGGAATTGATGAAAAAATTATAGATTCCAATGTCAAGAAAATTAGCTTTTTACAAGGAGCTTTTTTAGGTACTGGATTTTGTTACGATCCATCAAAGATGTATCATTTGGAGATTATTTTCAAACAAGAAAATGTTGGTATGCAAGTTAAAGATATGCTTTATGGTTTTGGAATAAAATCTTCTATTTTTGAAAGAAACGAAAATTATGTTTTGTATATAAAAGAAGCAGAAGCTATTTCTGATTTTTTGAGCTTGACCAAGGCTTACAATAGCGTTTTAAAACTTGAGAATGTCAGAGCCTTAAAAGATATAAAAAACAATGTCAACAGAAGATTTAATTTTGAAACAGCAAATTTGAATAAAACAGTGGATGCTGCTTTGAAACAGAAGCTAATAATTGAAAAAATTGAAAAAACTATTGGTCTTGAATCGCTAGATCCTTTATTGTTGGAGCTAGCTTATGCCAGAATTGAAAACCCAGATGTTTCATTGAAAGAATTGGGAGAAATGATGACTCCTAAGATTTCAAAATCTGGAGTTAGTTATAGACTTAATAAACTTAAAAAAATTGCTGATGATTTATAA